The following DNA comes from Alienimonas californiensis.
ACCCCCTTCGCCGACCCCGGCCGCTGCCGCATGAGCACCAGCCCGGCGACCGTCGCGGTCGTGCCGTCCGCCAGCCCGCCCAGCCGCCGGCAGGGCAATACGCCGCGGGTCTTTAATTGATCGCGGACGGCCGCCATCGGGTGGCCGTTCAGGCTCAATCCGGTGCGGGCGTAGTCCTCGATCACGGTTTGATGGGGGGTGAAGTTCGGCAGGGCCGGCGTCGGGTCGGAGGGTTCGACCTCCAGCCCCGCGGCGTCCGGCAGCGGGGCCGCGGTGCGATCCGGCAGGGCGTGCCAGCGGGCCTGACGGCGGGCCAGCCCCAGCGAGGCGAACGCCCCCGCCCCGGCGAGCCGGTCGCAGGCCGTCCGCGGCAGCCCGGCCCGGCGGGCGCAGTCCGCCACGGAGACGAACGCCCCGCCCGCCGCCCGCGCCCGGGAAATCGCCTCCGCGTGCACCTCCCGCAGCCCGGCGATCTGCCGCAGCCCCAACCGCAGCGCCGGCCGCTCCGGCAACGGGCCGCCGCTGACGTGGCCTTCCTTGTTCCGGTCTTCGAGGGTGCAGTCCCAGTCGGAGGCGTTCACGCACGCCGGCCGCACGATCACCCCCTGCCGCTTCGCCTCTTTCACAAGCTGGGCCGGCTGATAAAAGCCCATCGGCTGGCTGTTCAGGATCGCCGCGAAGAACGCCGCCGGATGCCTGCATTTGAGATAGCAACTCACGACCACCAGACAGGCGAAGCTGGCGGCGTGGCTCTCCGGGAAGCCGTACTCGCCGAAGCCCTGAATCTGAGCGAACAGGCGGTCGGCGAAGTCCCGCTCGTAGCCGTTGGCCCGCAGGCCGTCCTTCAATTTGCGTTCGAAGTCGCCGATGTCCCGACCGCTTTTCCGCCACCCGGCCAGCGCCCGCCGCAATTGATCCGCCTCGCCCGGGCTGAAGCCGGCGGCGACCTCGGCGAGCTTCATGCACTGCTCCTGAAAGATCGGCACCCCCAGCGTGCGTTCCAGCACGGCCTTCACCCGGTCGTCCGGGTAGGTCACGTCCTCTTCGCCCCGCCGGCGGCGGATATACGGATGCACCATCCCGCCCTGAATCGGCCCCGGACGGATCAGGGCCACTTCAATGACGAGGTCGTAATACCGCTCCGGCCGGGTGCGGGGCAGCGTGGCCCGCTGGGCGCGGCTTTCAATTTGAAACACCCCCGCCGTCTCCGCCCGACGGATCATGCGGTAGGTGTCCGCATCGTCGATCGGAATATCGGCCAGGTCCAGCACGTTCGCCCCCGTCACGCCGAGGTCCCGCGGGGCCTCGGCGTGACGGGCCGGCGAGGCGCTCCGCCGCAGTTCCGGGGCGAGCCTGTGCACGTCCAGCAGGCGAAAACACTTTTGAATCGCCGTGAGCATCCCCAACGCCAGCACGTCGACTTTTAACAGCCCGAGGGCTTCGAGATCGTCCTTGTCCCACTGCACGACGGTGCGGTCGGTCATGCTGGCGTTTTCCACGGGGACGAGTTCGTCCAACCGGCCGCGGGTCATCACCATCCCGCCGCTGTGCTGCGAGAGGTGCCGCGGAAAGCCCAGCAATTGCCGGACGAGCGTGATGAGCTGCTGGGCCAGCCGCGTGTCCGGGTCGAACGCCGCCTCGCGGAAGCGGGTTTTCAGTTTCTCGCCGCAGCCCTCCTCGCCGTAGCGGCCGATGCTTTTGGCGAGCGCGTCGACCCGGTCCAGACTCAGCCCCAGCGCCTTGCCGACGTCGCGGATGGCGCTGCGGGGGCGGTAGGTGATGACCGTCGCCGCGATGCCGGCCCGCTCCCGGCCGTATTTTTGGTAGAGGTATTGAATCACCTCCTCGCGGCGTTCGTGTTCGAAGTCGACGTCGATGTCCGGCGGTTCGTTGCGTTCCTCGGACAGGAACCGCTCGAAGAAGAGATGATGCTCCGCCGGGTCCACCGCGGTGACGCCCAGGCAGTAGCAGACGGCGCTGTTCGCCGCCGAGCCCCGGCCCTGACAGAGAATCCCCCGGCTGCGGGCGAACCGCACCAGGTCGTAGACGGTGAGGAAATAAGCCGCGTAGTTCAGCTTTTCGATCAGCCACAATTCATGCCCCAGCGCCGTCTTGACCGCGTCCGGCACGCCCCTGGGATAGCGGTCGCGGGGGTAGCGCTTCTCCGCCCCGGCCCAGGTCAGGCGGGCGAGGTAGCCCATCGGCGTTTCGCCCTTCGGGACGATCTCCTCCGGGTATTCGTACCGCAGTTCGTCCAGATTGAACCGGCAGCGCTCGGCGATCTCGACGGTGCGATCCAGCAGGTCGGCCCGGCCGTGGAAGGTGCGGAGCAGGTCGCCGCGGTCTTTGAGGTGGCGTTCCCCGTTGGGGGCGAGTTCGGCGACCAGTTCCGACACCGGCCGCCCCAGCCGGGTCGCGGTGAGCACGTCGTGCAGAAACCGTCGGTCCGGGGCGTGATACAGCACGCCCCCCGCCGCGACCGGCGGCAACCGGGCCGCGTTCGCCGCGGCCAACTGTTCCGCCAACGCCCGCCGATCCTCCGGCCCGCGACTCAGTTCGACCAACCCCCAGCAACGCCCGGGGAAGGCGTCGCGGAAGTCCGCGGGAGTCGTTGTCTCCTCGCGGGACTCCCGATCGAGAGTTAGCGTGACGCCGCAGCAGAGTCCGGCGGCGTGGGCGGCGACGTCGGAGAAGCGGAGGTCGCACGCTCCCTTCGGCGCCCGCCGCCGGCCGGCCGTGAGCAATCGCGACAGGTTGGCGTAACCGGCCCGCGTCTCCGCCAGCAGCACGCAGGGGGGAGCGTCGCGGCAGACGACTTCCGCCCCGACCAACAGCGGCAGCCCGACCCGCTTCGCCGCGACGTGCGCCCGCACCACGCCGGCGAGGGTGTTCACGTCCGTCACCGCGAGGCCGGCGTAACCAAGGGCCGCGGCGGTCTCGACCAGTTCGTCCGGGTGGCTGGCGCCCTCGAGGAACGTGAAGTTCGACCGGCAACGCAACTCCGCATAGTTCGCCCCCCTCTCAGTTAACGCCGAGGGCCGGCCGGCCCTCGGCGTTACGGGCGCGTCAGGGCGCGAGGGCGGGTGCGGCGTCTCCGGCATGAACGGTCTCCCGGCGCTAGCTGAACAGGCCGTGCAGGAACCAGCGACCGGTCTTCAGGTCGCGGAACAGCCAGAGCCGTTCCCCGCCGGCCAGTTCGGCCCGCCAGTAGTCGCGCTCCGTCCGCGGGCCGGCCCACCAGCCGGTTTGCAGACGCTCCGGGCCCCAGGCGGAGGGGATCTCCGTCGTGCCGCGGCCGCGGCGGGTCAGGCGGAACGGCGGGCCGTCCGGGACCAGCGAGAGCACCCGCACCGGCTCCGGCGGGTCCAGCAGCACGACCGGCCGCGTCCCCGGCAGCCAGCCGGCCGGCACGGGATAGCCGCCGTCCCCCCGGCCGTTCAGGGCGGGGACGAGGCGGTAGGAACGCTCCGGCAGCGGATCGCCGGTCGGTTCGGCCCGGCAGACGCGGTCTTCCCCCAGCCGGCCGGAGAGGGTTTCGAGCAGATCGGCCAGGTCCCGGGCCTGTTCGCCGCCGGTCTCGAACAGCGTGCCGCGGGCGACCCGCAGGCGTTCGTGGGCGGTGACGGTCAGCGTCGCCCGCCGCGGCGGGGGCAGTTCGAGCCGGTCCAGCCGGAGGGCCAGCAGCGAACTCAGCCGGGCGGCCTCCCGCGTCGGCCGGGCCGTCGCCAGCGGGACGACGCGGGCCGGGCCGCCGTTGTCGGGGATGAACTCGAACCGGGCCTCCCGCACGCCGCGGCTTTCGGGGAGGCGGTTCAGAACCTCCGCGATCAACCCGTCGCACAGCCGTCCGACCGCCTCCCGGGCGGCGGGGGCGTGCTCGCCCTCCCACTTCGCCGCCACCGGGGCCGGCGGCCGCACGGGTTCGATCGGCTCGGGCAGGCGACCGAAGAAACGGTCCAGCCGTTCGGCGAGGACCGGCCCGAACCGGCTCGGCAGCGAGGCCCGCGGCAACCCGCGGACGCCGCCGACGTCGGTCACGCCCAACTCCCGCAGCGTGCGGAGCAGCTTCGTCGGCAACCGCAGCGCCGCGGCCGGCAGGGCGTGCAGGCGGTCGGCGGGCTCGTCGTCGGTCAGAATGGTCACGCGGTCCGGGCCGAACCGCGCCAGGCCCCAGGCGGCGCCGACGCAGCCGGCGATCGCGGCCCGGGCGGCGAGACGTTCGCTCCGGGCCAGCCGCACGGCGAAGCGGACCAGCGCCCGCTCCCCGCCGAACAGGTGGGCGCAGCCGGTCACGTCCGCCGCCAGCCCGCAGGGTTCCGCCCCATCCCCGGCGTCGGCGACGCCCACCCGGGGGGAGAGCCGCCGGGAGAACAGCGCGGCGAGGTCCTCCAGCGCCGCCCGGTCGGCGGCGGGGTCGTGCTCCTCGCAGACGGCGTCCGGGACGTGCAGCGGGACCTCCGCCAGCGGCATGCCCAGCCGCACCCCGGCCCGCCGGCAGGCCCGGCAGCGGGCGGCGACCTCCCGCCCCCGCCGCCCGGCCCGGTGCAGGACGAGGGGCGAAGCGGCGGAACCGGCGGGTGAGCAGCCGTCAGCCGGCACGGGCGAACTCCCGGCGGCGGGGCCGGATTGTGCTTCGTTCGCCGAATCGCGGCGGACCCGCTGCACCGGCCAGTCCGGCAGCCACAGGCAAAGAGTCCGCGGGGGCGGGGACTTCCGCGGGGACGAGCCGTGCGTCATCGGTCAGCTCCAGGGTCACGCCGCGTTCGAGGTCCTCCGTCAGCGCCGCTCCCCGCCGCCGCAGCACGCGGACGCGCCAGCGGGGTCGGGGGGAATCGCACTCCCGCACGCCGGGGCCGGGGGCGGGAGCGACTTCCAATCGCACGTCGGCCCAGCAGGCTTCGCGGCGGGCGGCCGCCGGGCGGACCAGCAGGCCGGGGCCGCCGCCGGCCGCGGCGCCGGTCTCCGCCGCCAGGGCCAGCCGGCGGGCGGCGACCGGGTCGAGCCCCGCCGGCAGGAAGCCCGCCGTCGCCCCCAGCCCGGGGCACCGCAGGCAGCGTTCCAGCGCCCACAGCCGATCGCGGTCGGAGCGGGGGCGAACCCAGACCGCCCGCCGCAGCCCGAGGGCCGCCCAGGCCACCGGCAGCCCCCGCCCCCCGCCGCCGAGCACCACCGCCGCCGTCCGCTCGTGCACTTTGTCCCTGTCGCTCTCGTCCGCCCCCCGCAGCGCCGCCGCGGCGAGGGCGACCGCGAACCCCCACGGTGCCGGCCCCTCGCCCGCGGCCCCGGCGCCCGCCACCAGTTCCACGAGCCCCGCCGGGCCGTCGAGCCACGCTCCCAGTGCCCCGGCGGTCGCCTCTTTCCTCAGCCCGGCGCTCACGCCGGGGAGCGTGTCGGCCAGATGACGAACCCGCGTTCGTGTCGCCGCCCGGGAGGTCCCGGGGCCGGCGCCAGATGTGGGGGCTGCGGGGTCGAAGAGGGACAGCATGTTGTGGACTCCCGTACACTCGAGAGCCTACCAGCCGTTCGCCATGTGTCCATGCGGACACTACCAAATCTCGCCCCGAGCGGCGACTTCCGTCTCCCCCCGGGAGCGAGTTGCCGGGGAGCCCCGTCCGGCCGACCGGCGTTCGCCCCCTGTTCTCCAAGAGAAACGTCGCTGCGGCAGACTTCCGTCGGAGGGTGCTCGGCGATTGCCGCGGACCTGCGCCGCATTGGTCCTATCGGAGCTCGTTGATTCGGCGGCGGAACGGCGGCTCGTCGGTTCGTGCTCCCCGGGTTCGCTCTCTCCCCGAGGTGTCGTGACCGAACTCCTCGTGACGCCGGCGAGGCTCGCGGCGGCGTGCTGCGGGCCTAAATGGTCGCGTCCCCACCAACCCGAAGCGTCAGCGAGGGCCGCAGGCCGGGACGGCGTTCGCCACACCGAAGCCCTCGCTGACGCTTCGGGTTGGTGTTTTCGAGCCTGCGGACGCATCGGCCGTTTCGGATGATTGTCCCCGAGCGGCCCGGTAGGCTCGGTGGCGACCGCTTCTCAACGTCCGCTGGAACGCCGAAATGCGCCTGCTCGCCCTACTTCTCTGCCTCGGCGTCCTCCAGACGTCGACGGCGGCCGCCGCGGACCGGGCCGCGGGCGCCCCGAACGTGGTGATCATTTTTATCGACGACCAGGGCTACGGGGACCTGTCCTGCTACGGGTCCGAGATCGCCGAGACGCCGCGGATCGACAGCCTCGCCGCGGAGGGGATGAAGTTCACCAGCTTTTATTCGGCCTACTGCGTCTGCTCCGCGTCGCGGGCGGCGCTGCTGACCGGGTGCTATCCGCCGCGGCTCTCGATGCCGGGCGTGCTGGGGCCGAACTCCCGGGTCGGCCTGCACCCGGACGAGGTCACGATCGCCGACCTGCTGAAAGAGCGGGGCTACGCCACGATGTGCGTCGGCAAATGGCACGTCGGCGACCGGCTGGAGACGCTGCCGACGGCCCAGGGCTTCGACCGCTACTTCGGGCTGCCGTACTCCAACGACATGGCCCGTCAAAAGGGCTGGGGCAACGATTCGCCGGATCTGGACAAGATCTGGCGGCAGAAGAAATGGGACATTTATCACAACGACCTGTACCGGAACGGGGAGAGCGCCGAGTCGCCGGTCGATCAGACCACGCTGACGCAGCGTTACACCGAGGAGGCGGTGGGTTTCATCCGTGAAAACAAGGACCGGCCGTTCCTGCTTTATATGCCGCACACGATGGTCCACGTGCCGTTGTTCGTGACGGACGACCGCTGGGAGGAAGACCCGGCCAAGGCCTACCGCCTCGCGGTGGAGCACGTCGACTGGTCGGTGGGCGAGGTGCTGGACACGCTGGAGGAATTGAAGCTCGCCGAGAACACCTTGGTGATCTATACGTCCGACAACGGCCCGTGGTTGAGCAAGCGGCATCACGCCGGCTCCGCCGGCCCGCTGCGGAACGGCAAGGGGACGACCTGGGAGGGCGGCATGCGGGTGCCGGGCCTGTTCCGCTGGCCCGGGGTGATCCCGGCCGGGACGGTCACGGACCGGGTCGCCGGGACGGTCGACCTGCTGCCGACGCTCGCCGAGGCCGCCGGGGCGGAGTTGCCGGACCGGCCGATCGACGGCCACAGCCTGCTCGGCCTGCTGAAGGACCCGCAGGCCCCCTCGCCGCACGACGAGCACGGGCTGTTCTATTACAAGAACGGCCGGGTCGAGGGGCTGCGGATGGGCCGCTGGAAGCTGCGGTTCGGCGACAAGAACGCTTCTACGGTCTCGCTGTACGACCTCGACGCCGACATCGGCAAATCGCACGACGTGGCCGCCGCGAACCCCGCCGTCCTCGGGCGGCTGATCGCGATTGCCGAACGCTACGACAGAGACCTGAAAGCGAACCAGCGGCCGATCTGGACGGCTGGGAAATAGGGCGGGTTTTCAAAGAGTCGATGATCAACCCGAAGCGTCAGCGAGGGCGTCCACGCCGTCGTTGCCCTCGCTGACGCTTCGGGTTGGTATTCAAATCGCTTCTCCGACGGCCGGAGCTTGCGCTCCGGGCTCACGGCCGCCCTAACACCTCCAGCAGCGCCGCCTCGGTCGGCGGGTGGGGACGGAAGTTGCCGGGGCGGTGGCCGCGGGCGATTTCCAGCGGGGTCTGGCCGCGGCGGTTCTTGCGGTTCCAGTCCGCCGGGTCGGCCCCGCGCTCGGCCAGCAGACGGACGACCGCGGGGCGGTTCTTGTAGGCCGCCCCGTGCATCACGGTGTCGCCGCGGCCGTCGACGGCGGCGAGGTCCGCCCCGCGGTCCAACAGCAGCGTGACGGCTTCCACCGCCTCCGCCTCGGTGCCGGCCGGCTCGTCGCCGCTGCCCAGCGGGCCGACGCCCGCGGCGGCCAGCAATGGCGTGGCGCCGTCGTTTGTTTTCAGCGTCTCGTCGGCGCCCAGTTCGAGCAGAACCGCCATCAGCGGGGCGTCGCAGGCCTCGCAGGCCAGAATAAACGGCGTCGCCCCGGCCTTATTTATTCCGGGGCGACCGCGCGGCGTGCTTTTCAGGCGGGCGTCCACGTCCGCCCCGGCGGCGACGAGTTGACGGGCGAACGTCAGGCTGCCCAGCGCCCCGGAGCCCCGCGGCGGCGGGTCGCCGTCGCCGCCCAGCGGTTTGCGGACTTTGGAGATCGCGTGCAGGGCCGTCACGCCGCCGGACCGCCCGTTCGGGTCCGCCCCGGCCTCCAGCAGGGCGGCGGCGAGGGCGAAGTGGCCGTTCTCCACCGCCAGGCCCAGCGGGGTCGTGCCGCTCTCCAACCCGTCGCCGGGCCGCTTTTCGACGGTCGCCCCGGCGTTCACGTCCGCCCCGGCCGCCAGCAGCCGACGGGCGATGTCCGCCCGGCCCTCCCGCACGGCGAACAGCAGCGCGGTGAACCCGCCCGGCGTCCTCGCGTCCCGGTCGGCGCCCGCGGCGAGCAGGCGGTCCACGGCGTCCCCGTTCCCCGCGGCGGCGGCCCACATCAGCGCCGTCTGGCCGGCCCGCTCCGTCGCGTTCGCCTTCGCCCCGGCTTTGAGGAGGGCGTTGAGCGCCCCGACGGCGCCGGTCCGGGCGGCGGTCATCAGCGGGGTCTCGCCGCCGGGGGCGGTCCGGTTCGGGTCGGCTCCGGCGTTCAGCAGGGCGGTCACGCAGGCTTCGTCCCCCGCCTCGCAGGCCAGCGAGAGCGGCGTCACCCCGTAGCGGTTCACGGCGTCCGCAGCCGCCCCCTCGCTCAGCAACCGCGTCACCGCGGCGGCGTCGCCGAGGGCCGCGGCGTCGTGCAGCGGGGTGGATGCGGGCGCCGCGTCCGGGGGAGCGGACAGGCAGACGAGCAGCAGGCCGGCGGCGGTCACGCGGCGCCTCCCAGCAGGCCGGCGACGGTGCCGCGGCTGTCGCCGAACGACTCCGCCGGCACGCCGACCTCGTGCAACAGGGTCAGATGCAGGTTCGCCAGCGGGGTCGGCTCGGCGAACCGCACGTGCCGGCCGCCGACGTGGTTCCCCGCGGCCCCGCCGGCGACCAGCACGGGCAGATCGGTGTGGTCGTGCACGTTCGGGTCGCCCATCCCGCTGCCGTACAGATAGAGCACGTGATCCAACAGCGACCCGCCGGCCTCCGGCACGGCCGCCAGTTTCTTCAGGAACTCCGCGAACAGACCGACGTGGAAGCGGTTGATCTGCGCCACCTGGGCCACCTTGGCCGGGTCGTTGCCGTGGTGGGTGAGGGGGTGGTGCGGGGCGTTCACGCCGGCTTCGACGTAGGTCCGGTTGCTGGTTTCGCGGGCCAGTTGGAAGGTCGTCACGCGGGTCACGTCCCCCCGCAGGGCCAGTATTTGCAGGTCGAACATCAGCCGGGCGTGCTCCGCGTAGGAGGCCGGCACGCCGGTCGGGCGGTCGAGGTCCGGCAGATCGCCCTCGGCCGCGGCGGCTTCGGCCCGGCCGACCCGGCGTTCGATCTCGCGGACGGCGTCCAGATAGCCGGCGACCCGCTCCCGGTCGCCGGCGCCGAGTTCGGTTCCCAGCCGTTTGAACTCCCCGACGACGCTGTCCAGCAGGCTTCCGCGCCGCCGCAGGGCCGCCCGGCACTGCTCCGGCGTGCCGCCCTCGCCGAACAGGCTTTCGAAGACCAGCCGGGGGTGGGCCTCGGCGGGCAGCGGGTCGGTCGGGGAGGCCCAGGAGAGGTTGTTTTGATAGACGCAGGCGTAGCC
Coding sequences within:
- a CDS encoding error-prone DNA polymerase, with translation MPETPHPPSRPDAPVTPRAGRPSALTERGANYAELRCRSNFTFLEGASHPDELVETAAALGYAGLAVTDVNTLAGVVRAHVAAKRVGLPLLVGAEVVCRDAPPCVLLAETRAGYANLSRLLTAGRRRAPKGACDLRFSDVAAHAAGLCCGVTLTLDRESREETTTPADFRDAFPGRCWGLVELSRGPEDRRALAEQLAAANAARLPPVAAGGVLYHAPDRRFLHDVLTATRLGRPVSELVAELAPNGERHLKDRGDLLRTFHGRADLLDRTVEIAERCRFNLDELRYEYPEEIVPKGETPMGYLARLTWAGAEKRYPRDRYPRGVPDAVKTALGHELWLIEKLNYAAYFLTVYDLVRFARSRGILCQGRGSAANSAVCYCLGVTAVDPAEHHLFFERFLSEERNEPPDIDVDFEHERREEVIQYLYQKYGRERAGIAATVITYRPRSAIRDVGKALGLSLDRVDALAKSIGRYGEEGCGEKLKTRFREAAFDPDTRLAQQLITLVRQLLGFPRHLSQHSGGMVMTRGRLDELVPVENASMTDRTVVQWDKDDLEALGLLKVDVLALGMLTAIQKCFRLLDVHRLAPELRRSASPARHAEAPRDLGVTGANVLDLADIPIDDADTYRMIRRAETAGVFQIESRAQRATLPRTRPERYYDLVIEVALIRPGPIQGGMVHPYIRRRRGEEDVTYPDDRVKAVLERTLGVPIFQEQCMKLAEVAAGFSPGEADQLRRALAGWRKSGRDIGDFERKLKDGLRANGYERDFADRLFAQIQGFGEYGFPESHAASFACLVVVSCYLKCRHPAAFFAAILNSQPMGFYQPAQLVKEAKRQGVIVRPACVNASDWDCTLEDRNKEGHVSGGPLPERPALRLGLRQIAGLREVHAEAISRARAAGGAFVSVADCARRAGLPRTACDRLAGAGAFASLGLARRQARWHALPDRTAAPLPDAAGLEVEPSDPTPALPNFTPHQTVIEDYARTGLSLNGHPMAAVRDQLKTRGVLPCRRLGGLADGTTATVAGLVLMRQRPGSAKGVTFVTIEDETGETNLVLWPSVWEAFHRPARTAGALLVTGAVQRDDSRKTLHLVVSRLTDLREALRSGPADAALDGARLRSRDFH
- a CDS encoding Y-family DNA polymerase, which gives rise to MPADGCSPAGSAASPLVLHRAGRRGREVAARCRACRRAGVRLGMPLAEVPLHVPDAVCEEHDPAADRAALEDLAALFSRRLSPRVGVADAGDGAEPCGLAADVTGCAHLFGGERALVRFAVRLARSERLAARAAIAGCVGAAWGLARFGPDRVTILTDDEPADRLHALPAAALRLPTKLLRTLRELGVTDVGGVRGLPRASLPSRFGPVLAERLDRFFGRLPEPIEPVRPPAPVAAKWEGEHAPAAREAVGRLCDGLIAEVLNRLPESRGVREARFEFIPDNGGPARVVPLATARPTREAARLSSLLALRLDRLELPPPRRATLTVTAHERLRVARGTLFETGGEQARDLADLLETLSGRLGEDRVCRAEPTGDPLPERSYRLVPALNGRGDGGYPVPAGWLPGTRPVVLLDPPEPVRVLSLVPDGPPFRLTRRGRGTTEIPSAWGPERLQTGWWAGPRTERDYWRAELAGGERLWLFRDLKTGRWFLHGLFS
- a CDS encoding sulfatase family protein — its product is MRLLALLLCLGVLQTSTAAAADRAAGAPNVVIIFIDDQGYGDLSCYGSEIAETPRIDSLAAEGMKFTSFYSAYCVCSASRAALLTGCYPPRLSMPGVLGPNSRVGLHPDEVTIADLLKERGYATMCVGKWHVGDRLETLPTAQGFDRYFGLPYSNDMARQKGWGNDSPDLDKIWRQKKWDIYHNDLYRNGESAESPVDQTTLTQRYTEEAVGFIRENKDRPFLLYMPHTMVHVPLFVTDDRWEEDPAKAYRLAVEHVDWSVGEVLDTLEELKLAENTLVIYTSDNGPWLSKRHHAGSAGPLRNGKGTTWEGGMRVPGLFRWPGVIPAGTVTDRVAGTVDLLPTLAEAAGAELPDRPIDGHSLLGLLKDPQAPSPHDEHGLFYYKNGRVEGLRMGRWKLRFGDKNASTVSLYDLDADIGKSHDVAAANPAVLGRLIAIAERYDRDLKANQRPIWTAGK
- a CDS encoding ankyrin repeat domain-containing protein is translated as MTAAGLLLVCLSAPPDAAPASTPLHDAAALGDAAAVTRLLSEGAAADAVNRYGVTPLSLACEAGDEACVTALLNAGADPNRTAPGGETPLMTAARTGAVGALNALLKAGAKANATERAGQTALMWAAAAGNGDAVDRLLAAGADRDARTPGGFTALLFAVREGRADIARRLLAAGADVNAGATVEKRPGDGLESGTTPLGLAVENGHFALAAALLEAGADPNGRSGGVTALHAISKVRKPLGGDGDPPPRGSGALGSLTFARQLVAAGADVDARLKSTPRGRPGINKAGATPFILACEACDAPLMAVLLELGADETLKTNDGATPLLAAAGVGPLGSGDEPAGTEAEAVEAVTLLLDRGADLAAVDGRGDTVMHGAAYKNRPAVVRLLAERGADPADWNRKNRRGQTPLEIARGHRPGNFRPHPPTEAALLEVLGRP
- a CDS encoding DUF1552 domain-containing protein; the encoded protein is MFVARRALPRRTLLKGAGAAVGLPLLEAMTPALTAQEATPAAPAALRRLGFVYMPMGCDPSRWMPEGGTPGGEALGALPPTLEPLEAVRDRVSVVGNLELRKAYPGTHATSNAAFLSAAEAKRTESSDYRLGTTVDQIAARHLGADTKLPSLELAMDLMSMVGQCDNGYACVYQNNLSWASPTDPLPAEAHPRLVFESLFGEGGTPEQCRAALRRRGSLLDSVVGEFKRLGTELGAGDRERVAGYLDAVREIERRVGRAEAAAAEGDLPDLDRPTGVPASYAEHARLMFDLQILALRGDVTRVTTFQLARETSNRTYVEAGVNAPHHPLTHHGNDPAKVAQVAQINRFHVGLFAEFLKKLAAVPEAGGSLLDHVLYLYGSGMGDPNVHDHTDLPVLVAGGAAGNHVGGRHVRFAEPTPLANLHLTLLHEVGVPAESFGDSRGTVAGLLGGAA